The sequence below is a genomic window from Lentimicrobium saccharophilum.
TCTCGTTCCGATAGTCCCGATGGCGATCGGGATCGGAATCGCTTGACCACCGTCGTTCAGCAACCAGGGTTGAGGCTGAGGTTGTGTTTCGGCTTGGTTCGGCTGGTCTCGGCTGGTCTCGGCTACGCTCGACCACCATCGCTCGACCACCGTCGCTCACCAACCGTCGCTCAGCAACCAGGGTTGAGGTTAGAATTATAAAATAACTGGTTTACCTGAAATTATGTCCGGCATCTGAGACCTCCTGATCCTGTCAATACTGTCAACCAATTAAATCCTGTCAATCCTGTTAATCCTGCCAAACTATTAAATCCTGTAAATCCTGTGAATCCTGTCTTTATGAAAAACAACCATCAGCACGGTCAATCATATCAATCCGAATTCAAAAATCAAAAATCCGAAATATCAAAACTCCTTACTTTTGCAAAAACTCAAACCAATGAAAGTCTCCGGTTTCACCTTTATCCGCAATGCCGTTAAATTCGATTATCCTGTGGTGGAAGCCATCACCTCCATACTTCCGATCTGCGATGAATTCGTGGTGGCAGTCGGCAATTCCGAGGACGGCACCCGTGACCTGATCCTGGGCATAGGTTCCCCCAAGATCCGGATCATCGATACCGTTTGGGACGACAGTCTGCGTGAAGGCGGACGCGTGCTGGCTTTGGAAACCGATAAGGCCTTTGACGCCCTGAACAGCGACAGCGACTGGGCATTTTACATACAGGGCGATGAGGTGTTGCACGAGCAATACCTGGAGCCTGTCAGAGAAGCGATGCTGCGTTGGAAGGATGATCCACGGGTGGAAGGACTGCTGCTGAATTACACCCATTTTTACGGCTCCTACGACTACATCGGCGACAGCCGGCGCTGGTACCGGCGCGAGGTGAGGGTAATCCGCAACGATAAGTCAATCCGCTCCTACCGCGACGCCCAGGGCTTCCGCAAAGACGGCCGTCCGCTGAACGTGAAACCCGTTGAAGCAACCATGTATCACTATGGCTGGGTAAAACCACCCGAGCTGCAGCAGGCCAAGCAGGAATACTTCCATAAACTCTGGCACAACGATGAGTGGGTGGAGAAGAAAATCCCGAAAGCTGACAGTTTCGACTATTCCGGCATCGACTCCCTGGCCCTTTTCAAAGGAACCCATCCGGCTGTAATGCAGAACCGCATCAACCGGCTTAACTGGCTGTTCAGTTTCGATCCCACCCAAAAACGCCTGCCCTTTAAATCAAGATTGCTGCATTTCATCGAAAGCCTTACTGGATGGAGGATTGGAGAGTACCGGAATTACCGGGTAATAAAATAAATGTGAGAATGTGAGAATGTGAAGAAGTGATAATTTATGCATATGAAAATTTAAGAATAACTTGAATTAGGAAATTAGCAATACGGAAATCATTGAGAGATAAGCCTTTTCATACCGCACTAATATATTCGGCAAAGCGGAGCGTCTGAAGAAAAGTAAAGCATCCGGACCAAGGCCGGATATTTTCCCGGATAATTTCATGGCATTTTACTCATAAAGAACTGACGATTTTATAAATAATAGCTATTTTTGGGAAAATCATCTGCAATAGTTAAACAATTTTACATGAAGCGATTGCTGATACTGGGCCTTTGCATTATTTCCCTCAGTGTTTCGGCCCAGCGCGAAGCCGATAACTGGATTTTCGGCTGGAGTTCCTGGATCAGTTTTTCCTCGGGCTCACCGGCATACGTTCCCGCTCCCAACGGACTCTTTTCATTCTATGGTTCAACGTCCTTATCCGATAGTGCCGGAAATTTATTGTTTTATTCTGACGGGATAGAACTTTTTAACAGAAACTATGATTTAATGTTGAACAGCGACGGGTTGATGGCTGCAGCTTTTGCGACCAACCCGTGCATTGCATTTCCCAAACCGGGCGATCCGGGCAAATTCTATTTTTTCACGGTTGGCGGAAGATCAGGCACTACCAACAGGGCAGGCTCGGAATACTCGGTCATCGACATGGCCCTTGACGGGGGTCTGGGCGGAATCATTGAAGGCCAGAAAAACATACCCCTGATTGCCGCCGACAGCACCTACGAAACCATTCAGGGAGTAAAACACGGAAGCCGGGATGCCTACTGGGTCATCCTGCGCAACCACCGCAGCCCCAATAAGTTTCTCAGCTATCTGGTGGATCAGTCAGGAGTAAACCAGACTCCGGTAGTTTCAAACTGCATCCTCAACTTTCCGGCCGAAGGAAATCAGTCGGAATACATGAAAATTTCGGCTGACGGCAAGTATCTTGTGTTTGCTGACCGCAACGGCACCGCAGGGCATCAGGGAATGACCGAAATATACCGTTTCAACAATGTTACCGGACAACTTACACCGGTGCTGCTATTCAACAGGGGGTCACAGTCGGTACAGGGCATTGAGTTCTCGGCAAATTCCGACTATCTTTACATGAGTGAAGGAATCTACCGGCCGTCGGTTGCTTTGCATGAAAGATGGATCGCGCAGTATGAAATGAGTAAAGCAGCTGACCTTACCCAGTTCATGGATGCAAAAGTTGTAATGGTCAGAGACTCATCTGTTTTTGGCTACGGAAACCTGCTTTTAGCAAATAACGGTAAAATATATTTTGCCCAGTCCGAAGATAACGGAACCAGTATCAACGGATATCTTTCAGCCATCAACAATCCTTCGGCAAAAGGCGAAGCATGCAATATTGAATTAATGGTCGTTGAAACCTTCAATCCCTGGGAGGGACTCCCGACTTTTATCAGTTCATTTATGGCCGAATTCGAGTGGGCGGGAAGCTGTGAAGGTGATACCATTAAGTTTGATTCAAGATTTTCACCGGCACCCGTTTCCTGGCTCTGGAATTTCGGCGATCCGGCAAGCGGCGCAGCCAACACAAGTACGGACGCCGACCCCTGGCACATCTACACAACGCCCGGCGAATACGAGGTGTCGGTTACCGTTGTTTTTCCTAACGGCACGCAGCATACTTCCACCAGAAGCGTTCATATTTTCGGTTTGCCTGTTTTTTCGCTGGGCGATACCATAAAAATCTGTGCAGGCGGAAACACGGTACTGACCCCCGGACCCGGATATGCTTCTTATCTGTGGAGCAATGGCTCCTTCAGTCCGCAGATAACCGTGAACACTCCCGGCGAATACTGGGTTGAAGTTCGTAACGAAGGTGATTGCGCGTTTACCGATACTGTTCAGGTGGTGCATCACCCTTCAGCCGTCCTTATTACAGACAATCTTGTTGTAAGCCCGACCACCTGCGGCGGACAGACGGGGGCCATAACCGGACTCGGCATTAACGGGCAGGCACCGTTTACTTATAACTGGACGGAAATAATTTCCGGCAACCCTGCAGGCCAAACACCCAACCTTTATAATCTGGGGGTGGGTGTTTATCAGCTGACTTTCACCGATGGAAATGGATGCAACATGCCTGCAACCAATTTCGAAATCAGGGATGTCGGAAACCTCCTGATTGACACGGTTACAAATACAAACGCCCTGTGTAATGAGGCCAATGCGGAAATATTTGTCATTGCCGTATCCGGGCTGGGTTCAAGAATTCAATACTTCATCAGGCGTGAAAACGATACCCTGACGCAATGGCACAACGGCCTGTTTACCGGCCTTGCCCCGGGGATTTATTATGCCTGGGCCTCCGATTCAACCGGATGTACCAGCGTTTACGGGCAACCGGTAATGGTCACAAGCCCTGACGGGCCGGAGATCACAGACCATCTGATGCTGCCTGCAACGGCCGGACAGTCGGATGGTACAATTATCCTTACAGCGCAGTCCGCGGCAGGCGACACCATTTACTATACCGTAAACGGCATCACGCAGATCAACGATGGCTACTTCGACGACCTCCCCGCCGGGGATTATCTTTGCGAAGTAACCGATGAAAACGGATGCAGTACCTACATTTCCATCACCATCACCACCCTTGAAATTGTTTATCTCAATGCCATCGTCGGTGACGGGTCGGCCTGTTCGGGCAACCCGGCGTTTTCCCCGCTGTATGTCAGCAATTTCAACGGGGTCAGATCGTTTAAGGTTACGCTTGACTACAATCCTGCCATCATGGAATGTCTTGGATATACGGATGTCCACGGTCAGCTTCAGGCCGGCATGCAGCCTTACCTGATCCCTGAAGCCGGAAAAATTATAATTGAATGGTCAGGTTCCGGCGTCGTGTCGCTCCCTGACAATGCGAAAATACTGGATCTGGTTTTCGAAGCCGGTCCGGAAGGGGCCTCAGAACTGAGATGGGATGCCGCACCGGGTGTAAACCTGTTCCTCGATAACAATGGTCTTTCGATTCCGGTTGATTACACGAATGGAAACATGGTCGTGACATCAGCACCCGGCCTTGCTGAATCTTATGTAACTGCAATCTGCGAAGGCAGCAGTTTTACCTATACTCTTGAAATCTCTGGTGGCACCGGTGAAATGACCTATCAATGGAAAGCACCTTCCGGGGAAACCTCTGCGCAGGCCGGACTTACTGTGACCAATGCAACGATTGACAATGCCGGCACATACGCACTGATAGTTACCGACGCCCTTGGCTGCAGCGATTCCACCCTGCTCACCCTGCAGGTTATGCCGAATCCACGCGACTGGTTTTTGCAGGATACCATTCTGTTTGAAAACGAATACCTGCTTGCCGGCCCTGCGGGTTATGCCTCTTACCTGTGGAGTACCGGCGACACCCTGCCCGAAATCACCGTAAACACCGAAGGCCTTTACACCCTTCAGCTCACCACTCACGACCTATGCGCGGGTGCTGATTCCACTTATCTTAAAATGCCGGAAGCCGAATCACCTTTTCTTGTCCCCAACGCCTTCACCCCCAACAACGACGGACTTAACGACACCTTCCGCCCGGTAGTTGATTACGAAAGGGTGCGGCAGTTCAGCATGGTAATCTACAATCGTTGGGGGCAACTGATCTTCGAAACCACCAACCCGGCAGAGGGATGGAATGGGAAGGATGCACCGGCCGGAGTGTATAGCTGGGTGATCAGTTATTCGGATATGGCGGGGAAGGTGGTGAAGATGAGGGGGAGTGTGGCGTTGGTGAAGTAAAACCTTGCCCTACCCTCTCCTCAAGTTAATGCCATTTGGCATTGCAAAGAAATAGCGCGGTGCGATATTATTGTAACAATAGCATACATTTTATCCCCTTTTTTGTATTATATTTGTACAAATTTTCCAAAAGCAATGATAATCAGAAAAGCATTTCCCCTTCTTGCCAGGCATCTTTCGAAAAAACAAATTACTGTGATCACTGGCCTCAGGAGGGTTGGTAAGTCTACCGCCCTGAATTATCTTCTTGATCAGGTTCCACATAAAAATAAACTTTACCTTGACTTTGAAAGAATCGAGAACAGGGCATTATTTAATGAAGATTCCTATAAAACGATTGAGCGTGGCCTGGAATTCCTCGGATTGGATCTGAGCAATTCCCCTGTTTTGGCACTTGATGAAATACAACTGGTGCCTAATAGTACCAGCGTAATCAAGAGCCTTTATGATTCTTTTGATATTAAGATTTTAGCTACCGGTTCGAGCTCATTTTATTTAAAAAATCATTTTTCTGAAAGTCTGGCAGGTCGCAAACAAATATTTGAATTGTGGCCGCTGGATTTTGAAGAATATTTACTTTTTAATGATGCAGATATTCGCAAATTGAAGGATGCATCTCTTATAGATTTTCATCATGTGTTTTATGAGTATTATAATCACCATTATGAGCATTATATTAAATATGGAGGATTTCCTGAGGTAGCATTGACACATGATCCCGAAGATAAAATCAACTACCTGAAGGACATTCTGAACTCCTATATTGAACTTGACATAAAGCTGCTATCAGATTTTTCAGCCAGTGATGGGTTGTATAAATTAATCAAACTTCTGGCAAACAGGGTTGGAAGTCGTGTTGATTATTCAAAGATAGCTGCAATCACCGGTCTGAACCGCCATAAGGTGAAAGAATATATCAACCTGCTGGAATACACCTACTTCATTCGATTGGTTAAACCTTTTACATCAGGTATTGATAAAGAAGTAAGCAAACAGGCAAAGATCTATTTTACCGACAACGGGTTATTAAATATAACGGGCACGTTGAGTAGCGGTGCTATATTTGAGAACGCAATATGTGGGCAACTTTCATTAAGAGGTGATTTGAATTTCTTTGAAAAATCATCAGGAACCGAAATAGACTTTATACTTGACCGGCAAACAGCCTTTGAGGTAAAAGAAACCTGTACGGCTTCAGACCTTAAAACTCTTGAAGCAAGAGCTGCAATGGTTGATTTGAAAAATTATAAACTTATAGGTCGTTATCCTCCACTATCTGGTTTCAGAAACTTTATCTGGGGAGGGAGTATTTATTAAATCGTGCAGGAATTTCAGATAAACGGATAACTTGCCCCCTTCACCGGTAGGATTATCTGATAATTACCCCATGAGCTTTAAAAAAATGCTGACTTGAAAGGGAGTGTAGCCCTGAATATAATAGCACCTCAACCCGGCTTCTCATGAATTCTGCCGGGGTCGGGCTTTGCCCTCTTAGTGATGGTATAGAAAGAATGTGCCAACGGGGATTTATTTGCCGGGTAATAAGTTATTCGGATATGGAGGGGAAGGTTGTGAGGATGAGGGGGAGTGTAGCCTTGATGAGGTAACTCCATAACCTACATCTGACGAAGGAGGAATCTCAACCCGGGAATCCCTCTATTCCATCAATTTTCTCGCTACGCTCAAAATGACGAACCGCTTTTTATTCAGCGGGAGCGGGTGGCGGCTGAACTGAAGCAGGCATCCTTTTTGCCGCCACCCGCGTCAGTCTTTTACCAACAGGCAAGCCGTCATTCCGACGAAGGAGGAATCTCAATCCGGGTATTGCTCTTTTCCATCAGATTTCTCGCTGCGCCCGATATGACGGGCCGCCTTTTATTAAACTGGAGCGGTTGGCGGCTGATCAGAAGCAGGTGTCCGTATTGCCGCCACCCGCGTCAGTCTTTTACCAACAGGCAAGCCGTCATTCCGACGAAGGAGGAATCTCAAGCCGGAAATTGCTCTTTTCCATCAGATTTCCCGCTAGGCTTGAAATGACGGATCGCCTTTTATTGAGCAGGTGGCGGCTGAAAAGAAACAGGTGACTGCTTTGCCACCACGCGCTCCCCATAACCACCTGCTGCACAAAGTCATTCCGACAAAGGAGGAATCACAAATCGACAGAGGGCGGGGGCTGAGGCAGATTCATACACATTTTAAAATTCGCGAATGCAGAATTCCCGATATTTTATACTTTTGCAAAAAATCAGGAATTTTTATGGACTTGAAAGAGATTATGGCCATTGGCGGCAAACCGGGACTCTACAAAATGGTCGCCCAGGCGAAAAACGGAATTATAGTTGAATCACTGATTGACCAGAAGCGGATTCAGGCGTTTGCCCACGAGAAAATCAGTTCTCTTGAAGAAATCAGCATTTTCACTGAAACTGAAGACAAGCCGCTCAGGGAAATCCTGAAAGATATTTATACGAAGTTAGAAGGTAAAGCAGCACCGGATTTCAGGAATGACAATGCAAAGCTAAAGACCTTCTTCGGAGAGATGGTTCCGGATTATGATAAAGAAAGGGTGTACGTTTCGCATATGCAGAAAGTAGTGTCATGGTACAACCTCCTGCAGCAGCATAACATGCTGGACTTCTCCGAACCTGAAACCACTTCGGAAAGCGGCGGCGAATCCACAGTTGATGAATAAAAGTCAGTCCGTAAAGTTTACGGACTTTTTTTTACTTTTATCCCATGACCCTGACCTATGAAAAAATACATACTTGATCTTAAAGTGCTCTCCAACAGGGCACTTAACCAGAATCACCACCTGCTCGAACTGGGGAGTAACGAACCTTTGCCGGTGATGTTTCCCGGTCAGTTTGCTGAAGTGCGGGTGGATGGTTCGCCCTCTACCTATTTGCGGCGGCCGTTTTCCATCCACCGGGTCGATCGCGGCGCCAATACTATGCATCTGCTTATAAAATCAGTCGGCGAAGGTACCCGGCATTTGTCGGCACTCAAAAAAGACGATATCCTGAACATTATGATGCCCCTGGGCAACGGTTTCACGCTTACGCGCAATTCGGAAGTACTGCTGGTGGGCGGAGGATGCGGTGTAGCTCCCTTATACTTCCTTGCAGAACAGCTTTTCAGACAGGGCAATAAGGTGAATATGCTTATCGGCGGCAAATCGGCGGGCGACGTACTGCTGGCCGACGATTACCGGGCGTTTGGCACTGTTTACGTCTCCACCGAAGACGGCACCCTGGGCGAAAAAGGTATGGTTACCGCTCACCCGGTTCTTGCTAAAAGGGTTCAGTCGTTCAGCAAAATTTATTGTTGCGGCCCCGACGGTATGATGCGGGCTGTAGCACATATCGCTGAAACAAACCATATCGACTGCGAGGTTTCCCTCGAAAACACCATGGCTTGCGGAATAGGCGCCTGCCTCTGCTGCGTGGTGGAAACACACAAGGGTAATCAGTGCGTCTGCACGGAAGGACCTGTATTTAATCCGAAAAAGCTTATAAACTGGACATCCGAAACCGAAACCGGATGCAGCCTCGATCAGTAATAAATATTCACCGGAATAATTTAAACATCAATCCATGCCTGACCTGAACGTTAAAATTCACAACCTAACGCTGAAAAATCCGGTACTGACTGCTTCCGGCACCTTTGGGTACGGCGAAGAGTTCGACGACTTCATCGATGTTAACACACTGGGAGGTATTATCGTTAAAGCCACCACCTCTAAACACAGGGAAGGAAATCCTTATCCCCGTATGGCTGAAACGCCAATGGGAATGCTTAATGCGGTAGGTCTGCAGAACAAAGGGGTGGACTATTTTGTGGAAAACATTTACCCTAAGCTGCTAAAATATAACAATTGCGTCATAGCCAATGTATCCGATTCAACCGTGGAAGGTTATGTTGAAGTAGCGGAGAAAATAAACCGCCTCGATCATATTCAGGCCATTGAACTGAACATCTCATGCCCCAATGTGAAAGAAGGGGGAATGGCATTCGGCACCAGCTGTCCTTCAGCAACTGCGGTAACCCGTGCCGTACGGGAAGTTTACGACAAAACCCTCATAGTAAAACTTTCTCCCAATGTAACCAGCATCACCGATATCGCTCTGGCAGTGGAAGAGGCGGGAGCCGATGCGATATCGCTTATCAATACCCTTCTGGGGATGGCCATTAACCCGGAAACAAGAAAACCGGTACTTTCCACCGTTACTGGCGGTTTATCAGGACCAGCCATAAAACCCGTCGCTTTACGAATGGTATGGCAGGTGGCTAAAGCCGTTAAGATCCCCGTGATCGGGATTGGGGGCATAGGTTCAGCCGCCGACGCCATAGAATTCCTTCTGGCCGGGGCTTCGGCGATACAGGTTGGCACTGCCAACTTTAACGACCCCCGGACTACGGTTAAAATTATAGCCGGCATCGAAGACTATCTCCGCCGGCATAGCATTGCAGAGGTTAAAGAACTGACCGGAGGACTGTTGCTTTAACTTCTTAAGTTCCGGCAGTACTTAACCAATCAGTCAGTAAGTGATTTAGCAAGAGGAGCTACCTCGGAGGCAACCTGCCGGTTATACTCAAAAGCCAGCGATTGATAGTTAACCGCATCGACGATGGTGCCGATAAAGCACAACCCGGCCGTCAGAAAATAGAGAATTCCCATCCCGACCTGATTCAGAATAAACCGGTGAATGCCGGCAACGCCGAGCAACCCTACCAGGCATGTCAACAAAACCATCTGTGGGTCTTTACGACGGGCACGGTATATGGCAGCAAACTGCTGTGCCTGTTTATCGCTGAAGTCCTTGATCAGCATCTGAATGTGATTCAGTTCCATCCCCTGCAGTTCGGGCAGGTGTAAAAGTACGTTTGCCATGATTTTAAAGTTTACTGTTAATAATAAAAAACTGGTTTTCTTAGTATTGTAAAAACTCTCCAGAGCAGAATTGCGACAGCGGCCAACCCCAGAGGATGTGCATGAAACGATTGAACGAACTCGCCCCTGAACAACCAGGCGATGGAATGTCCCAGACCGCAACCCGGGCAGAAGCCAAGCCCCGACAACCTCAGCGGGCAAAAGCTTGCATGCGCTTCAGCAGGCTGCATTGTCGCCATCAGCGTCAAACCGGTGATCCAGACAAGGGCTTCGAACCTTGACCTGAAGTACTGCCAACCGTGCCGGAGTTTCTCTTTCATCGCTTGCTGCTATGAATGACAAATATAGATAAGTCTGCGTCCTGTGTGCAATTTAAAATAGCTGAAATGTGAATCAGCGGATGTGGGCGGGGCAAAAAAGCGCTTGGACGGTAGAAACTGAATCCGGAACCGGAACCCCATAATGCAAACCTGCATTATAGGATCTGCGCTTTGTCAAGTCTTAAAAACAATGGATATAATGATTCAATTTCTGCCAAACAAAATAATTTCATCAGCTAAGCAGGTGTTATAATAAAATTTGTACCTTTGCCGGCCATTTCGGAGCACCGGTTAGTATTGACTTGAGTAAACTTAACGATTATTTAACATCTTGACAATCAATAGTTCACGAAGTTACACTATTTTTGCCCGCCCGATCATAAGTCTTTAATTCAGCTTTAACATAAGATGCCTTTAAACAACCTCAGAAACATTGGTATTGCCGCACACATTGATGCCGGCAAAACAACCACCACCGAACGACTGCTTTTTTTTACCGGCGTAAACAGGAAAGTCGGTGAAACCCACGACGGGCAATCAACCATGGACTTTATGAAACAAGAGCAGGAGCGCGGCATCACCATTGCCTCCGCAGCCATTTCCTGTTCATGGAACGGTACCCAGATCAATATCATCGATACACCCGGTCACGTTGACTTCACCGTTGAGGTGGAACGTTCCCTGCGTGTAATCGACGGCATGGTTGCCTTGTTCTGCGCGGTAGGCGGTGTGGAGCCCCAGAGTGAAACCGTATGGAACCAGGCAGAGCGTTATAAAGTCCCCAGAATCGCGTTTGTAAACAAGATAGACCGTACCGGGGCCGATTACCACGATGTCATCAAACAGATGAACGACAACCTCGATGCCCGTGCCGTTGCCTTTCAGATTCCGGTTGGACAGGAAGATGAATTCAAGGGAATCATCGACCTGATGAATTGCAAACTTTATACATTCAACGAAGCCGAGACCATTGTTTCTGAGATCCCCGAAGAGTTCAGGACTCAGGCGCGCGATTTCAAAGCCCAACTGGTTGAACGCCTGGCCGATTTTAATGAGGAAATTCTGGAATTGTTTCTGGAAGACAAAGAAGTTCCGGGTGAATTGCTGAAAAGGGCAGCCCGTGAAGCCACGCTCAAATTACTGATTACTCCTGTATTCTGTGGTGCTGCCTATAAAAACAAAGGAATCACCCAACTGCTGGATGCGATTGTAGATTATCTGCCGTCTCCGGTAGACAAAGGCGCCGTTGTAGGCATGGATGTTGACGATCATGAAAAAGCCCGTCACCGCAATCCTTCGCCCAAGGAGCCATTTGCTGCCCTTGCCTTTAAACTCATCCACGATCCTTATGTAGGTCAGCAGACTTTTGTCAGGGTTTATTCCGGTTCACTCCGGTCAGGCATGCAACTCATGAATTCCACCAAGGGCAAACCCGAGCGCATCGGACGTATCCTGAAAATCCGCGCCAAAGACCGCGAAGAGGTCAGTGAGGCAGGCCCGGGCGATATTGTCGCGCTGATCGGTCTGAAATACACCAAAACCGGCGATACGCTCTGCGATATGGAACAACAGCTTCATCTTGAATCCATCCATATTCCACCCAGTGTAATTGAGCTGAAAATCAACCCTGCTAGCAGGAAAGACCAGAGTAAACTGGGAGAAGCGCTCTCCAAACTGGTGAATGAAGATCCTTCGTTTCACGCCCGCTTTGATGAAGAAACAGAAGAAACCATTATCTCAGGGATGGGTGAGCTTCACCTCGAAATCATCGTTGACAGGCTGAAGCATGAATTCGGTCTTGACGTGGTGGTTGGCGAACCTGCCGTGGCTTTCCGCGAAACCATCAGCCAGGAAGTGGAAGTCGAATACCGCCACTCCAAACAAACCGGTGGTAAAGGTCAGTTTGCACAGACCCAGATCCGCATCGAGCCCAATGAAGGCAAAGGTTATGAATTTATCGACAAAATCAAGGGCGGTGCCATTCCCGGCGAATATATCCCGTCGGTTAACAAAGGCATCCTGAAAACCCTTGCCGACGGTGTACTTGCCGGCTTCCCGGTGGTGGATGTAAAAGTTGTACTGCTCGACGGACAATTCCACCCTGTTGACTCTTCCGACTTTGCCTTCCAGACCTGTGCTTCCATCTGCTTCAAGCAGGGATTTATGAAAGCAAACCCGCTGCTGCTTGAGCCTGTGATGAAGATAGAAATCAATACGCCCGACGAATACATCGGTGACATCACCGGAAACCTTACCAAGAGAAGGGGCAGAATTGAATCCATGCGCCGTCACCGCAAAGGATCACAGAAACTTAACGGTTTCGTTCCTCTGCAGGAGATGTTCGGTTATGCTACAACACTTCGCAACCTCTCGAGCGGCCGTGCAAACTATTCCATGGAATTTTACCAGTATATGCCGGTAAGCAAAGCCATTCAGGAAGAAGCGTTGAAAAAAATCGCCGAAAAGAAAAGACAGGAAGGAAAATAACCTTTTATCTTTACATATAAACTTCTGAATAATAATTTATTATCGCATCAGAAGACTTAACAAACAACCGGGGTGTCACAAAAAAAAATGGCACCCCGCTTTTATTCTCCTCTGCCCGACTCACTGAATGCGCAGACTTCTAAAGCATATTTTGCTTTACTTTGCAAAAAAAATACAATATGAATGTCCTGATTCTTGGTTCGGGCGGGCGGGAACACACCCTTGCATGGAAAATTGCACAAAGTCCTGAAGTTCAAAAGATTTTTGTCGCACCCGGTAACGCCGGAACCGGCCTGATGTGGACCAATGTCCCCATCGGCATCAACGACTTTGACGGGATCAGACGCTTTGTCCTTCAGGAAAGTATTCAGATGGTCATTGTTGGCCCTGAAGAACCCCTTGTTAACGGGATCTATGACTTTTTCATCAATGACAGTTCAATCAGCCATATTTCAGTAATAGGCCCTTCAAAAC
It includes:
- a CDS encoding dihydroorotate dehydrogenase; the encoded protein is MPDLNVKIHNLTLKNPVLTASGTFGYGEEFDDFIDVNTLGGIIVKATTSKHREGNPYPRMAETPMGMLNAVGLQNKGVDYFVENIYPKLLKYNNCVIANVSDSTVEGYVEVAEKINRLDHIQAIELNISCPNVKEGGMAFGTSCPSATAVTRAVREVYDKTLIVKLSPNVTSITDIALAVEEAGADAISLINTLLGMAINPETRKPVLSTVTGGLSGPAIKPVALRMVWQVAKAVKIPVIGIGGIGSAADAIEFLLAGASAIQVGTANFNDPRTTVKIIAGIEDYLRRHSIAEVKELTGGLLL
- a CDS encoding TM2 domain-containing protein, whose translation is MANVLLHLPELQGMELNHIQMLIKDFSDKQAQQFAAIYRARRKDPQMVLLTCLVGLLGVAGIHRFILNQVGMGILYFLTAGLCFIGTIVDAVNYQSLAFEYNRQVASEVAPLAKSLTD
- a CDS encoding DUF2752 domain-containing protein — encoded protein: MKEKLRHGWQYFRSRFEALVWITGLTLMATMQPAEAHASFCPLRLSGLGFCPGCGLGHSIAWLFRGEFVQSFHAHPLGLAAVAILLWRVFTILRKPVFYY
- the fusA gene encoding elongation factor G, translating into MPLNNLRNIGIAAHIDAGKTTTTERLLFFTGVNRKVGETHDGQSTMDFMKQEQERGITIASAAISCSWNGTQINIIDTPGHVDFTVEVERSLRVIDGMVALFCAVGGVEPQSETVWNQAERYKVPRIAFVNKIDRTGADYHDVIKQMNDNLDARAVAFQIPVGQEDEFKGIIDLMNCKLYTFNEAETIVSEIPEEFRTQARDFKAQLVERLADFNEEILELFLEDKEVPGELLKRAAREATLKLLITPVFCGAAYKNKGITQLLDAIVDYLPSPVDKGAVVGMDVDDHEKARHRNPSPKEPFAALAFKLIHDPYVGQQTFVRVYSGSLRSGMQLMNSTKGKPERIGRILKIRAKDREEVSEAGPGDIVALIGLKYTKTGDTLCDMEQQLHLESIHIPPSVIELKINPASRKDQSKLGEALSKLVNEDPSFHARFDEETEETIISGMGELHLEIIVDRLKHEFGLDVVVGEPAVAFRETISQEVEVEYRHSKQTGGKGQFAQTQIRIEPNEGKGYEFIDKIKGGAIPGEYIPSVNKGILKTLADGVLAGFPVVDVKVVLLDGQFHPVDSSDFAFQTCASICFKQGFMKANPLLLEPVMKIEINTPDEYIGDITGNLTKRRGRIESMRRHRKGSQKLNGFVPLQEMFGYATTLRNLSSGRANYSMEFYQYMPVSKAIQEEALKKIAEKKRQEGK